The window GTCACTAGCATCTCGGAGACATCCTAGCTGGAAAAGGGCCTGCCTTCTGGAGGCTTAGCCAATGGACCGGGAGGGAATATCTGGTTCGATGTCACCTGCTGGATGCTCTGAAAGACCAGAAATTTCTCACTTTTCCAATATGTGAAACGGATACCCGTTGATGTCTCCATGAGTATTAGAGTCATGGTCAGAAGCATTATAGAGAGCAATGAGCACCAGAATGCCACTATCAGTAAACCGAGGCGTGAACAACGCTTTATTGGTtgctccccccccccccccccccccccccccgctaTTGGCACAAGTTCAATACTGACGGCGCAGTTAAGGGAAACTTCTTTCGCGCTTCTGCTGGCGGCATCATCAGGGACAGCAACGGCAGATGGGTCCAAAGGTTTGCAAAGAAACTAGGATTCTGCTCAGTCCTGAAGGCGGAGCTTTGGGGTCTCTATGAGGTGCTTAAGCTGGCTTGGACGCTGGGCATTCGCCAAGTAATTGCCGAGGTGGATAGCCGTCTTTGCATGGAACTGATCACCCAACCGAAGGATAACGTGAACGAATACACCTCCCTGATCCACGCCATTGGAGAGCTGATTAACCGAAGCTGGGCCGTGTCAGTATGCCATGTTTACCGGGAAGGCAATAGATGTGCTGACTGGCTAGCAACTTATGCTGATAGTCTTTCTTTaaattcttatattttttaCAATTGCCCAGGTAGGCTTCTAGAGCTCCTGGAGCAAGATATTGTTGGGGTTTCTTTCCCCAGGGTGTGTGCCGTTTAGCAGCTGATGCTGCCTTTCCCACTTTTTGTGAGAGAAATATGAAAGTGGATACTAAAATGGGGTCAGCAGATTTTCTTCCCCAATAGTGATCGGTTTAGATATCAAAGCTAAAATTGATCATAAGAATTCACGAGAAATTAAggagaatatctagaaataaaATCTCCTGAATTCCTGGAGAATCTTGTGCAATCTTCTCCAAAATTATTAATGAAAAAGTAAGAAAACAGTGTAGgtggggaaaaagaaaaaaaaaaatttgaaattaataataagaataaagatGTGTATAAAAGCTATGTACTAGAGATCTACCAACCCACTAAGAGCACACCGGCTTAGACCTTGGAAAAAGCAATCTCTTTTTCCAGTATAGATCCGGCGAGGGCCCCGCCACTTGCCGCCGGGAAGTGGTTGCCGCCATACTTCTTACTCCTccactaaataaataagtagcACTACACCATTCCCCATTTaaatacagtaaaaaaaaagaacaaactTATCATCATTTCTAAGTTAGGTCTCcacttctatatatatatatataataaggtaAATTACACAAATTATACAAATGCCACTAATGTTTATTCATTTTCACAATATTACTAATAACTTTCGAAACGTAGCATAAAAATCGTTCAAACTAAACTTTAATTATCGCCttaaaattaaacttaaaaatagaaaattcaaagaattgttgatattttaagtaactttaattcttcaatttttctattttaaaatcATTAATGTGTTGTTTagttaaaagaaattaaatgtCTAGAGAGTGAAAACTCTAAAAATTgtgattttataaataaaaaatatggctCCATCAATGTGGTTCTAAGAAACTTTGATTCTTGAACGTAtctattttgagattgttaacAGTCACTTTAAGGCGTTAATGTAAGTTTAGAAacataaggtttttttttttttgaacagaaAAACATAaggttaaaaagtataaaattgaataacttTTATACTATGTTttgaaattaataattatatcgTAAAATTTAGGCATCATAAGTGTAATTTACCTCACTTTCCGATGTATAATAATATCATAGCTGATAGCACGGCTCACCTATAAAAGTTTTGATAATAAAATGTTCTGTATttatcactttttttttctttttgaagaaaatgaaaatgcatgggccattaattttaattgttaatGTCACGTGGTGTCatggttttattattattattattatattatatagtatAATGGTGTATTAATCACATGCTGCCCCGAGGGATCTACGAATTGGAATAGGCAAATTTAAATAAAGGTCATTGAAAAAGGAAATCTTGCTTTTATAATCTGCAGGATGTGCATTAATTGAAATCAATAATTTTAGTTTCCGtgggaaaataaattaaacaaaaacaaTTCATTAAACATGATTTAATATATCAaggaaatattttaattattataaaatgtGTTATAAATGTTAACATTATTTAATTGATATTCAGGCTTGGGAGGTGGTTTCTGGTTTCAAATTAAATGaatttcattagtttaaatttctatttaaataaataaatgaatttattatattaaaattttgataaaatgaatttttatttattttaatcttaataaagaaaaaataaggtgaAATATATATTGAAGTCCCCACAAAGTTGATGGATTGGAAGTTATTGGTTATGGTTTCCTCTTTTTGTCACTATTGCTTCCAAAATTCAATGGTGGAAATTAAGATTCCTTTACTTTACTTTACTTGTCACACTATTTATTCATTCTGGACCATTGCAAAATTATCTTAGGTACCATCAATAATTTAGATTCTTTTCAGTTTACTGCTGGAACTTAATACTAGGACTGTGCATTATTGAATCGAACCGAATAATTCCGTTTTTTACATTTAAAGTTTCGCGTCGGTGATAGTTTTAGGTGTATTTTGATATTGATTTTacaaatttattgtttttttttgttatatatatatatatatatattgaaagtaTTTCATTTCAGTTTTCATATTGTTCTGTTGGGTGTCGGTATCAATTATCTTAGTAATTTTCATATTTGATTTGTTGTGTGTAGTTcatttttttaagtaatttcAATATTTGGTTTTTgtcggttcagttcggttttaAATAGATGCATACTCCTAGCAAATAGATATTAATAGATTTTCCTTTCAAAATAACTATCAAATACTGTTTATTATGTTACGTGGACAAATTTTCATACACAATTAGAAAATATTTAGCAATTTTTCTCTCTGCtcgttttttttctttcattcttctatttttttgttCTGATTATAATCTCTCTACACACTCGGTAGAGTTCAACCAACATAGATATATCTTGAGAGACTATTACTAAAAATGGAAAAATCGGTCTTAAGGGAAACTGTGCATTGCAGGCTTCAATTTCTGGTTCCAATTTGAAAGTTGAAAGAGATTCAGCAATCGGATTCTATATAATATTattgattctttaatttttattttgttcctATGATATTATTACCAAAATCAAAATGCATAAATTGTTGGAATTTGAGATTATACTAATTAAAAAAGGAGATAAATAGAATTAGAGACACATGTATTTCTTAAAATTATATTACAATCATGGTTGCCCCATCTTCATTTTCATCTCCCAAGGGGAAGAAACattacaaaataaaacataaaattacCAAAGCTAATCaagacaacaacaacaaaaacaactttgtgtttttctttttttgttccaTAAATGATGGAGTATCATCTCATCTATCTatctaactaatctaataaGTTGTCTGAAAAGGCTTCATTGTCTTAAGATCATCAATAACACCAGCAATAGAACCAGCAGCTGCTGCAATTGTAATAATCAGACAAGCACCACTTAATATCTGAAGACACAACCACCTCGTACTCCATTTAGGTATCTTCATCTGAGCTATGTACATCTCTACCGGAAAATACACTGTCAACGGCCAAAACCCCAATGCACCGAGCAGACCAACTATGTCATTAAAAAAAGGAAGTAGCATTGAAATTACTGTTGTAAGGACAACAAAAATTGACCTCCAGACCAATCTGAACAGGTTAAGGTTTAGGGGTTTGAAGCCTGGGATTGGGattttaatgtcttttgtaATGAAATCACTGTCTGGATATCTTTGGTTTGCTGCTTTTTCGACAAAGGCAAATAATGGTTGACAATAAACTTGGTATGCACCAATTAAATGGACAACTATTGCTACATTTGCTATGTCAATTAGCCAATACGGGTTGTAAAATCCGAACCCGGTTAAGAGGTTTCCGGGTGACATGTCGCCGAATGCTGCGTAGCCGAAGCACCCGCAGAGCATGTAGAAAACGGTTGTAACGGCTACGCTTATTACTGTTGCTCTTCTCATTGTCTTTGCTTCTGACGGTGGAGATTTCACTGTATCCTGTTGTAAAAAGAGGTGAAACATTAAAGTCTGTTCTTTTGAACTGAATGCTAgctgaactgaactaaactgaaatTACTGATACTCTATAATCAGTAACAGTTAACAGTAATAATTGAACCAAACTGACTCTGAAACTCCGAATTTACCTGAATTTCGATGAGGATGAGGGAGTAAGAATAGGCAAAAGCAATATCTCCAAGAGCTTGAAAACTTCTCCAAATTTTCTGAGTTTCAGTGACAGTTCCGATGCTAATTCCGGTAAGACTTCCTCTGACTTTACCACTTTCTGCAACTTTACCAATACCTAGGCCTAGACCAATTGTGGAGTAAGTAAAAGACATCACAGCAGCTACAATGGAGAGCCACCACAGCTGATCAAAATCTGGAATTTGGGATAAAAAAATCTCAGCAACTCCAAATGCAATCATGTATGGATTTGCATTCATTTCACATTTATCTTTTCCTCCACTCTTGTGGAAACAATTTGACCTCTGTACTGCCCTGTttcacattaaaaataaaattaattataattacccTCAAATTATGCacataaaaaatgaaaactTTATGAGTTTAGGATAGCTataagaaattaattatatatgggtaaattacattcatggtCCCTTAACTTTTTTCTCACTTTCATTATTGCCCCTAAAATTTGCAGCTTTCTAATTTAATAGTCTCGCAATTTCACACTTTACTAacataatattttcttttaccaATAACAGtaaacttgaaaaaaaaaatattctaaacaactttagttattgaaattttcattttgatgtcgttattaataattttaacttaatcaaaggtaaaaacttgtaattttgttagtaaaGTGGAAAGTTTAGAAGTCATAATCTATAGTTTTAAAGTTAAGTTGCTATAATGAAAGTAAATGTTAAGTATAGGGGCCATGGGTGTTATTTAccctatatttattttttttggtaaaatgaaGACTTACTCCAAACAGTTCTTCAATTTAACCAAACACTACTATTTATTTGgagtaaaaacataaaaaaaattactatgaTTTTTAATCTAAACAATTTAAGAACTGTAAATTAAAAGGAACTGGACTTACATCATGCTGATAGAAGAAGCAATGGTGTACCCAATAGCAACACCAAAAAGATTCAAGTACTGAACATACCCACATATCTTCACCTTACCACCACCTACAAAAGATTCAAAATTTACCCACCAAATGTCAAAATTAAGGAATTCTAAAACGAACCCAAATCTTAAAAAACAttaacaacattaaaaatgaagtaaatTTACCAAGATTAGATCGAACAGCATCCATATAAGTATAATTCCTTTTTCCATTATCAGGATCTCCAGTTCGGTAACAAGCAGAAAGCAAAGAAGAAGTATAATAAGTAACCAAAGAGAACAATATCATAACAGCCGGACCCGCAATCCAGCCAAGCTGAGCCACCGCCCAAGCCAATGAAAGAACACCGGAGCCGATTACAGCTGTTATAATATGAGCACTTGCAGTCCAAACAGTTcctggtaattaattaaattcaaaacccagaatcagaatcagaatcggaatcaaACCCAGTTGTTATTTGGGGGAAAAGATTGAAACTTGATTTATTATTTACCAGTTCGTTTAGGACGGCCGTCGTCGTCGTACCATTTGGAGGCGGGCTGGGGCATGGTGTTGTCGACGGAGAGGGCGTAAATTTGGGGAGGAAAGTGAGTGTTGTTGTCGCCCATCTTTTTTGgtgaaaagaaagaaatgaagttaggaagaagaaagtgatgGTTCTGGATTTAAATGTATAGAAGTAAGGAGTTTAGGGAGTGTTTAAACTCTGACAAAAATGGAGAAACAGACAACACACTTTCCTAGAATTACAAGTACCCAAATGGATTCAGACACTTCTATTTTCTGTGTAATAGAAAGGGGTTATCTGGAGATGAGAGAGATGAGAGAAATGGGGGAATGGTGGTGTGGGTATATATAAGAGAAATGGAGGAAAGATGTAAGAAGCCACGTGGGCTTTTTGGTTAGAAGGGAGTCAACTGCCCAGCGCATTAATATGCTCTGCACCTTGACTCTCCACACCAATCCTACCCATCTTTCTCcctgtcctctctttttctgaaatttctTTGTAGTTGCTGACTTATGTTTGTGGTTTTTAGTAGGTTCGAAAATTCGGTTTCGTGTCAAAATTGTGTTATTATGTATATGTTTCATATAGTTATGTTCACATAGACCCTAATGAtcacgtaaatttagtcatttATCGTTAGATCTAGATGGATTAAAAtcttaaggtggagattcaaaacatcctaaggCTTATATTTAATTCGTCTAGATCTAACAataaatgaccaaatttacgtggttATCAGGGTCCATATGAACGTAACTGATGTTTCATATGGTCATATGtgatataaatacaaaaaaaaatcatatcaaTCGTGTCATGTAAGTCGGATTGTGTCTGTAAATcgtgtttttatataaaaaatgatcACCTCTAGTTTTTAGTTTGGGATGCGAAGAATTAATTTAGGGTTTTCAATCATAAGCCTATTTTGCTAACTTATCCCTTTTATTTTCATACATAAACAACAAATCTAATGGTAACATTTACGTTTTAAGTGAAATGATTTGACTTTAACATGAGGAATAATGAATATTTAACTCTACATattttcaagcaaaatcaattttagttctatttattgaaaattagtaaaactgTTAAATGTTAGTTCAGAAATTTCAAAtgtcaattatgtctaaaatatttaatatattattaataaaattataaattttttgttaaaatgctaaaaactaaaccTGTTAAGTATTTAGCgtcaaactgtctaaaatatttattgtattttattaatatagttacaaaaaaaatatacgaaactgtttcaatttatTGACAAATTTGTTTGATGGGTCCAATGTaacaattaaataatagttaAACAATTATTTTCAACTTTTCGATAGCGTacggttaaaattgatcttgctgaGAAACATTAGAGTTAATTTGCATAATTTCAtatgttaagggtaaatttgtacttgttttaaaatgttaggTTTAAATTTGGCTCTTATCCCTCTTAAAGATGACAACTAACCACTTTACATCTATTGTTAATGGGTGAGAACAAATTTATCAGTGTAATTTTAAGTAATGTTTACTATTAGATGAAAAATCGGTCTTTTTAATTGACCGAAGTTAgtgaaatttcaaattttattaaataattaaaacatTAGAGTTTTGAAAGTGgttaaaatatgaaattatatataact of the Euphorbia lathyris chromosome 7, ddEupLath1.1, whole genome shotgun sequence genome contains:
- the LOC136235381 gene encoding amino acid permease 3-like, whose amino-acid sequence is MTMGDNNTHFPPQIYALSVDNTMPQPASKWYDDDGRPKRTGTVWTASAHIITAVIGSGVLSLAWAVAQLGWIAGPAVMILFSLVTYYTSSLLSACYRTGDPDNGKRNYTYMDAVRSNLGGGKVKICGYVQYLNLFGVAIGYTIASSISMMAVQRSNCFHKSGGKDKCEMNANPYMIAFGVAEIFLSQIPDFDQLWWLSIVAAVMSFTYSTIGLGLGIGKVAESGKVRGSLTGISIGTVTETQKIWRSFQALGDIAFAYSYSLILIEIQDTVKSPPSEAKTMRRATVISVAVTTVFYMLCGCFGYAAFGDMSPGNLLTGFGFYNPYWLIDIANVAIVVHLIGAYQVYCQPLFAFVEKAANQRYPDSDFITKDIKIPIPGFKPLNLNLFRLVWRSIFVVLTTVISMLLPFFNDIVGLLGALGFWPLTVYFPVEMYIAQMKIPKWSTRWLCLQILSGACLIITIAAAAGSIAGVIDDLKTMKPFQTTY